In a single window of the Bacillus clarus genome:
- a CDS encoding NAD(P)/FAD-dependent oxidoreductase — MNQEELFDVTVIGGGPAGLYSAFYSGLREMKTKIIEFQPQLGGKIHVYPEKMIWDIGGLPPITGEKLIHQLVEQGLTFQPEVVLNEKVESITRNEDGIFVLKTTSGEEHFSKTVIVATGSGILKPKKLAIEGAERFEVSNLNYTVKSLKRFKDKTVIISGGGNSAIDWANELEPIAKQVYLTYRKDTLSGHEAQVSQLMNSSAECFFNTSITKLVAGEDHETIEYVELTNHETGEVSHLAIDEVIINHGYERDMTLLDNSELDVEIIDNYFIAGNANSESSIDGLYAAGDILKHDGKLHLIAGAFQDAGNAVNKAKQIIQPDASEYGMVSSHNDVFKKRNRELIKQMMK, encoded by the coding sequence ATGAATCAAGAGGAATTGTTTGATGTGACCGTGATAGGCGGAGGACCTGCAGGGCTTTATTCAGCTTTTTATAGTGGACTAAGAGAAATGAAAACAAAAATAATAGAATTTCAACCACAATTAGGTGGAAAAATACATGTTTATCCAGAGAAAATGATATGGGATATAGGTGGGTTGCCACCGATTACCGGTGAAAAATTAATTCATCAGCTTGTAGAACAAGGATTAACATTCCAGCCAGAAGTCGTCTTAAATGAAAAAGTAGAATCGATTACACGTAATGAAGATGGGATTTTTGTATTAAAAACAACTTCTGGAGAAGAGCATTTTTCAAAAACAGTCATTGTTGCAACTGGTAGTGGTATATTGAAACCAAAAAAGTTAGCGATTGAAGGTGCTGAGAGATTCGAAGTATCAAATTTAAATTATACGGTAAAATCTTTAAAACGTTTTAAAGATAAAACAGTAATTATTTCAGGTGGAGGAAACTCTGCGATAGATTGGGCAAATGAATTAGAACCAATTGCAAAACAGGTTTATTTAACATATAGAAAAGACACTTTATCTGGTCATGAGGCGCAAGTGAGTCAGCTTATGAATAGTTCAGCGGAATGCTTCTTCAATACGTCAATTACAAAATTAGTTGCAGGTGAAGATCATGAAACGATTGAATATGTTGAGCTAACAAATCATGAAACAGGGGAAGTTTCTCATCTAGCTATTGATGAAGTCATTATTAATCATGGATATGAGCGTGATATGACATTGTTAGACAATAGTGAGTTAGATGTTGAAATTATAGATAATTATTTTATTGCAGGTAACGCAAATAGCGAATCTTCTATAGATGGGTTATATGCTGCAGGGGATATTTTAAAGCATGACGGGAAATTACATTTAATTGCAGGTGCATTCCAAGATGCTGGAAATGCTGTGAATAAAGCGAAACAAATTATTCAGCCAGACGCAAGCGAATACGGAATGGTTTCTTCGCATAATGATGTGTTTAAAAAGCGTAATCGAGAATTGATTAAGCAAATGATGAAATAA
- a CDS encoding helix-turn-helix domain-containing protein: protein MKALYITIEEAAEYLNLPKSYIEELIQQKRIRALFDGDQYLLNKEQFNTHLEQMEKYKQLVEEIMNEPIPEDMDVKDED from the coding sequence ATGAAAGCATTGTATATAACAATAGAAGAAGCGGCGGAATATTTAAATTTACCGAAGTCGTATATTGAAGAGTTAATTCAACAAAAGCGTATCCGTGCTTTATTTGATGGAGATCAATATTTGTTGAATAAAGAACAATTTAATACACATTTAGAACAAATGGAAAAATATAAGCAATTAGTGGAAGAAATCATGAATGAACCAATTCCAGAAGATATGGATGTTAAAGACGAAGATTAA
- a CDS encoding iron-hydroxamate ABC transporter substrate-binding protein, which produces MKRLLISLTVLFVLVMSACSNGSTDKKNDAKDSKSKTITYQSENGKVEVPANPKRVVVLSSFAGNVMSLGVNLVGVDSWSKQNPRFDSKLKNVAEVSDENVEKIAELNPDLIIGLSNVKNVDKLKKIAPTVTFRYGKVDYLTQHVEIGKLLNKEKEAKTWVDDFKKRAQVAGKEIKAKIGEDATVSVIENFNKQIYVYGDNWGRGTEILYQEMKLKMPEKVKEKALKEGYYALSTEVLPEFAGDYLIVSKNKDTDNSFQETKSYKNIPAVKNNHTFEANMMEFYFNDPLTLDFQLDFFKKSFLGQ; this is translated from the coding sequence ATGAAAAGATTACTCATTTCACTAACAGTTCTTTTCGTTCTTGTTATGAGCGCTTGTAGCAACGGCTCAACAGACAAGAAGAACGATGCAAAAGATAGCAAGTCAAAAACAATTACATACCAATCTGAAAATGGTAAAGTTGAAGTTCCAGCAAATCCAAAACGTGTTGTTGTCCTATCGTCATTCGCTGGGAACGTAATGTCTTTAGGTGTAAACCTTGTTGGGGTAGATTCATGGTCTAAACAAAACCCACGTTTTGATAGCAAATTAAAAAATGTTGCTGAAGTATCAGATGAGAATGTTGAAAAAATCGCTGAATTAAATCCAGATTTAATCATCGGTTTATCAAATGTTAAAAATGTTGATAAGTTAAAGAAAATCGCTCCTACTGTGACATTCAGATACGGTAAAGTTGATTACTTAACACAACATGTAGAAATCGGTAAATTATTAAATAAAGAAAAAGAAGCAAAAACTTGGGTTGATGATTTCAAGAAACGCGCTCAAGTAGCAGGAAAAGAAATTAAAGCGAAGATCGGTGAAGATGCAACAGTTTCAGTTATCGAAAACTTCAACAAACAAATTTATGTATACGGCGATAACTGGGGCCGTGGAACAGAAATTCTTTATCAAGAAATGAAATTAAAAATGCCTGAGAAGGTGAAAGAAAAAGCATTAAAAGAAGGCTACTACGCATTATCTACTGAGGTTTTACCTGAGTTTGCTGGAGATTACTTAATCGTAAGTAAAAACAAAGATACTGACAACTCATTCCAAGAGACAAAATCATACAAAAACATCCCAGCAGTAAAAAATAATCACACATTTGAAGCAAACATGATGGAATTCTACTTTAATGATCCACTTACATTAGATTTCCAATTAGACTTCTTCAAAAAGAGCTTTCTTGGCCAATAA